In Acidisarcina polymorpha, the DNA window TGATTTCCATCGTTCCCGGCTTCGGGAAGACGGTAACGCTTCGCGGAAACCTGGCGAATCCGGGACGATTCGCCTGGCACGAAGGCATGAAGCTGAGCGATCTGATTCCCGACCGGGCATCGCTGATAACCCGCAACTATTGGTGGCATCGGGTCCAGCTGGGACTACCGGGATTTGAATTTCAGCCACTGGAAGGCCGGGGCGCGCTTTATCAGCCCAGCCATCCTGGTTATCTACCCAAACAACAGACGTTTCCTCTGAATGGAACATTCAACGGAGTTCCGGCGGCGCCGGGCACGCAGTGGAATAGGCCAGACTCACCTTCATCCGGACAGACACCCGACCTGGGAAACGGGCAGTTCAGCGGCAACCTGGCGCCTTCCTCCCCAACTGCCAACGCCAATGCTCCTTCGTACCCTGGACAGCAACGCGGTGATTCGCTGGCCGCGCAAGCGGAAGCCAGTGGCAGCACGCTAGCGGGCCAGCAAAGCCAAATCGTCACCCAAAATGTCGCCACCGCGGGTCAGAAGTTCGATGTCAGGCTGTCAGCTCCCGAGATTGATTGGTCGTACGCCGTCATTGAGCGTCTCGACCCTTCTTCGCTGAAGACCTCCCTCCTTTCCTTTAACCTCGGTAAGCTGGTGATCGATCACGATCCGACTCAGGATTTGCCGATACAACCTGGAGACGTTGTCACCATCTTTTCCCAGGCTGACATCCGGGTCCCGCTCGAGCAGCAAACCAAGTTCGTGAGGCTTGAGGGAGAATTCGTGAGTGCCGGCATCTACAGCGTCGGACCAGGCGAGACCCTTCGTCAGCTTGTCGAACGCGCTGGCGGATTTACGCCCAATGCGTATCTCTTCGGGTCGGAATTCACCCGGGAATCCACCCGCGTCTTTCAGCAGCAACGCCTCGATGAATACGTACAATCGCTCGAGTTGCAGACGCAGCGAGGGAGCATTAACCTGGCGGCCGCTGCAGTCAGCCCCCAAGACACCGCCGCCGCCAACGCGGCTAACATCAGCCAACAAGCCTTGCTGACTCGACTTCACCAGCTCCGGGCGACTGGCAGGATCGTCCTTGAGGTGAAGCCGAACAGCACCGGCGTCGACAGCATCCCCGACCTACCCCTCCAGGATGACGACCGGTTTGTTGTGCCGCCGGTGCCGGCGAGCATCAACGTGGTCGGCTCTGTGTACAATCAGAACTCGTTTATCTATCAATCAAGCCGGCGCGTCGGCGACTATCTTCGTCTGGCGGGCGGCCCCAACCGAGAGGCAGACAAAAAACACATCTTTGTGATTCGGGCAGACGGATCGGTTTACAGCCGCGCGACAGCGAACGGACTCTGGGGCAACAACTTCGAGGCTATGCGGCTCAATCCAGGCGACAGCATCGTGGTCCCGGAGAAGACCGTCGGTGCATCGGCGGTCAGGGGATTCATCAACTGGTCGCAGATTTTCTCCCAGCTCGCTATAGGAGCAGCGGCGATCAATATTTTATAGATGACCACCGTTACTCAACCGCTGGAGAGGGCAGAGGTGTTCTCCCTTCTGCTCTCTTTCAAGAGCATTCACTGAAAATTCATGGAGCTCCAGAAAACGACGGTTCACGGCTGGTGCTGCATTCATAATGAACCGCAGACGGGCGCAAGCCGAAGATGAAGGCCCGACCGACGCCAGCGTCAGGCATCCTACAACACTGATTTCTGAATCTTTATGCCAATGCGAGGGGGTTTAGTACACTGTGAGGGCGGAAAGCAAAGTTCCTTTCGTGAACAACTTCTGGCGTCGCCCGGGGTTACGATGACTCAATCGCGTGTACGGCGTGTAAAGGGAGTCACGTTTTGCACCCTGCAGGTAGCATTTGAGTTGAATGTTGTTGTATCTGGGTGTTAGTTCTGGAGTACAGCACAATGAACGACACATGAACTCCGGGGAATAGGGCTAGATTCTGTCATCGAGTCAAAAAGGGAACCAAGTTCAAACAGGTTTTGTCCATGACAGGAGCTGAGACTTTAAATGATAAAAGTGCCGAATATTGATTAAGGATCGAGCAAAAGGCACCGGATACCACTTCGTGCCAATTCGAATTCTTCCTCGGGGGAAATACATTTGGCTTCATCAATTCTGTCCTCAAGCACTGGCGGGCGTATCGTCACTATCGGGCCTCCACCAAGTGCTGAAAGCGACCTCCGCGGTGCGGAGAGTAGTAGCGCTGATGAGTTAGAGTTCGAGAACTTGTCTCCTGCGAGTGGCCAGTTTGGAGACGCAGCCAGTTTCAGATCGAAAACTTTCGCCTCATTCAACCGCAGTTCTGAAGCACTTGAACTCTGGCGTGATGCTCCCGACTTGGGTGATCTCCCTACGCAGAGCAGGAAATACGAGGTAGGCAAGCGCATTTTTGATATCGCACTCGCGATCCTGATTGCTCCGATTGTCGGGTTGATGATCGCTTTCATCGGAGCCCTGATCTTTCTCACGGCTGGCCAGCCGATTTTCTTTCGTCAGAAGCGCATTGGCCAACATGGCCGAGAATTTTACATTTGGAAATTTCGCACTATGCGGCCGCATGCCGACCATATTCTCGCGGAGCATCTCAAGCGAGATGCGGAAGCACGAGACGAGTGGTTTCACACCCATAAACTGCGCAATGATCCACGAATTACCCCGCTTGGGAGTTTGCTCAGGAAGACGAGCCTGGATGAGCTTCCCCAGCTCCTTAACGTGTTTGCCGGGGATATGAGCTTTGTCGGTCCCAGGCCGATTGTCCGAGCGGAGATGGTCAAATACGCAGAGCGGTTTCCCTATTACCTGGCCGCAGTTCCTGGGATCACCGGACTTTGGCAGGTTTCTGGACGCTGCAACGTCTCCTATGAAGCTCGCGTCATACTGGATGAGACTTACGTTTGCAAGTGGAGCATGGCGAGGGACCTATGGATCTTGCTGAAGACTCCGCGGGCGGTCTGCTACCGAGATGGCGCCTACTAGAGCATTCCACTTGCTAAAGTTGCAGACGGCGCCTTGGAAACTGGATGTCGAAGGCTGATATCCTGTCCTAGACATCCAATTTCTAGAAAGCTTCACCAGCATGACGAACTCAGAGAGAGTAACGGGCCGCGACCTGCAGCGGGTGGCCGATCTTGCCAACCTGGAACTAACCGAGGAAGAAGAAGCCTCGATGCTGCGCGACCTGAACTCCATCCTGGACCACGTGGCGCACTTAAATGAGCTCGACACCTCGTCGGTCCCGGCGATGGCGCAGGTCAGCGAGATTCTCGGCTCGAATTCGGCCGGGAGGCCGCTCCGCGAAGACGAGGTGATCTCCTCTCTGGATCGTGCGACCGTCATGGAATGCGCCCCGGATTCCGACGGGACGTTCTTCCGTGTTCCTAAGGTGATTGAGCGATAATGAAATTGCATGGCTCCTGAAATTACGAAAAGTCCTGTCTACAACATCGAACAGGTTCGCACCTCTATACACTCCCGCGAGATCAGCGCTGCTCATCTCGCTGAGGAGTACTTCGCGCGCATCGATGCGGAGAACTCCTCGGTGAATGCGTATCTCTCCGTGAGCCGGGAGCGAGCCATGGAGCAAACCTCCAGGATTGACGCCATGGCTGCGGCAGGGACTGCGCTTCCGGCGCTGGCTGG includes these proteins:
- a CDS encoding sugar transferase: MGDLPTQSRKYEVGKRIFDIALAILIAPIVGLMIAFIGALIFLTAGQPIFFRQKRIGQHGREFYIWKFRTMRPHADHILAEHLKRDAEARDEWFHTHKLRNDPRITPLGSLLRKTSLDELPQLLNVFAGDMSFVGPRPIVRAEMVKYAERFPYYLAAVPGITGLWQVSGRCNVSYEARVILDETYVCKWSMARDLWILLKTPRAVCYRDGAY
- a CDS encoding SLBB domain-containing protein, whose translation is MLNRSVYLGFAALLTFTLGSSSFAQSTLGNTGIDAQQGIDCADPLNANSETCQVGRGQNNQNQQNSYQNSQQFPNSGSSPQNGRSGVPGTQNPTFSDNGGVNGANAANARNSAPLPFPQEPLTEFQKLVASTTQQLLPIYGQDLFQGVPSTFAPVDQIPVTPDYVIGPGDEIRIRVWGQVNFNADLKVDRSGDVYLPQVGRIHVTGYAFSDLSQQIRSQIARVYRNFDLTVDLGQLRSIQIFVVGQARRPGAYTVSSLSTLVNALFASGGPSVQGTMRDIQLKREGKVISDFDLYDLLIRGDKSQDARLLPGDVIYIPAAGPQVALMGSVRKPAIYELRGGAGATTIQQLIDSAGGLSAIASGSRISVERIENHQNRFAMEVALDATGLATPLQDGDVLRVISIVPGFGKTVTLRGNLANPGRFAWHEGMKLSDLIPDRASLITRNYWWHRVQLGLPGFEFQPLEGRGALYQPSHPGYLPKQQTFPLNGTFNGVPAAPGTQWNRPDSPSSGQTPDLGNGQFSGNLAPSSPTANANAPSYPGQQRGDSLAAQAEASGSTLAGQQSQIVTQNVATAGQKFDVRLSAPEIDWSYAVIERLDPSSLKTSLLSFNLGKLVIDHDPTQDLPIQPGDVVTIFSQADIRVPLEQQTKFVRLEGEFVSAGIYSVGPGETLRQLVERAGGFTPNAYLFGSEFTRESTRVFQQQRLDEYVQSLELQTQRGSINLAAAAVSPQDTAAANAANISQQALLTRLHQLRATGRIVLEVKPNSTGVDSIPDLPLQDDDRFVVPPVPASINVVGSVYNQNSFIYQSSRRVGDYLRLAGGPNREADKKHIFVIRADGSVYSRATANGLWGNNFEAMRLNPGDSIVVPEKTVGASAVRGFINWSQIFSQLAIGAAAINIL
- the gatC gene encoding Asp-tRNA(Asn)/Glu-tRNA(Gln) amidotransferase subunit GatC — protein: MTNSERVTGRDLQRVADLANLELTEEEEASMLRDLNSILDHVAHLNELDTSSVPAMAQVSEILGSNSAGRPLREDEVISSLDRATVMECAPDSDGTFFRVPKVIER